Sequence from the Luteibacter aegosomaticola genome:
CGTAAAAATCGCCGACAACACCTATCGCATGGAGTCGGATGACGAATACCTGCGCGCTGCGGGCGCCGACTTCGAGCCCGAGATGATTGCGCTGTTCCGCCACTTCGCGAAGGGCACGGTCCTGGACGTCGGCGCGAACATCGGTTTCACTGCCCTTGCGTTCGCCCAGATGGCCGATGTCGTGCATTGCTTTGAGCCGAGCCCGTCTACGTTCCGCTTTCTCACGGGAAACACGGCTGGCCAGCACAAGCTCTGCCTTCACCAATTCGGACTCGGAGATGCCCCTGGCAAGTTCGAGCTCACCTTCTCGCCGTTCACGCGCGCCGGCGGCTTCGTCTCGAACCAGACGCAAGCTTGCGAGGGCCACATCCACGAAGAGATCGAGGTCCGCCGCCTGGACGACGTAGCCACGTCCCTCGACCTGGCCGGCCTAGATTTCGTGAAGATCGACGTGGAAGGGTTCGAGTCGCACGTACTCCGCGGTGGGATCAGGACGATCCACCGGTATAAGCCGGTCGTGGTGCTGGAACTGAACCACTGGTGCCTAAACGCGTTCCAGCGCACGTCGGTGCCGGAATTCCTCGACTATCTGCGCGGCATCTTCCCGAAGCTCTATGCGGTTCAGGGAGGCACGTATCTGAACCTCCACGAGCCGAATGACAGCTACAAGGTGATGTACTACCACATCCTGCAAATGAAGTACGCCACGATCGTCTGCGCCTTCGACGATGATCAGGTCGCCGGATTCCGTGCCGCGTACGAGTACAGGGTCGCCGACTGACGACCCGGTTTTTACACTCAGACCACAGTGCCGTCCATGACGACGGCGCCGTAACCCGTTTGCGGAGGCGCGGGCCAATCCGGATTCGCCTTCGTGATGTCGATGCGGTTCACAGCCACCCGAAACTGCTTCCACTGCGTCAGCAACGCGGTCTCTTGAGCTGTAGCCTCGTCAAGATCAACGGCATCCTGAAGCGGCGCGATCGCCAGCGCGGCGGCAGCCAGCAGCTGGTTGCGCATCGCAGTATTCGCGGACAGGATTTGCTCCTG
This genomic interval carries:
- a CDS encoding tail fiber assembly protein, with protein sequence MNTYAYVYNGVVQEIIPPVEADDGTYIPLDQRFTPEFCAMCVDITDIEPQPVAGDVASKGDGGAWSFAPYVPPAPTQEQILSANTAMRNQLLAAAALAIAPLQDAVDLDEATAQETALLTQWKQFRVAVNRIDITKANPDWPAPPQTGYGAVVMDGTVV
- a CDS encoding FkbM family methyltransferase gives rise to the protein MEATVKIADNTYRMESDDEYLRAAGADFEPEMIALFRHFAKGTVLDVGANIGFTALAFAQMADVVHCFEPSPSTFRFLTGNTAGQHKLCLHQFGLGDAPGKFELTFSPFTRAGGFVSNQTQACEGHIHEEIEVRRLDDVATSLDLAGLDFVKIDVEGFESHVLRGGIRTIHRYKPVVVLELNHWCLNAFQRTSVPEFLDYLRGIFPKLYAVQGGTYLNLHEPNDSYKVMYYHILQMKYATIVCAFDDDQVAGFRAAYEYRVAD